The DNA segment TTCCTCGATGACGAATCTTCCTGATCCAGCAGCCAATTCAACCTCGCGCAAAAAGGGGATCGACACCTCGTCATCATTAACGGGCGTGTCGTCGTCCCACAGGCTTATATCCTTGAGCTCCGAATGCATCGGGTCGCGCTCATCCTGCCACGCCGACCCCGCGCGCCCGCGCAACTGGTCGGTGCTCACCCGGAAGTAATCGGCGATCCGCGAGATGTGCTTGTCCGACGGATCAACGATCTTGCCGCTGAGAATCCGGGACAGAGTGGATTGAGGCACGCCGGTACGCCGGTGAAGCTCCGTGGGGGAGATCCCGTCGCGATCGAGCAGCTCTCTTAAGACGATTGAAACGTTGCGTTTTTGCATAACGGGGATAGTGACGGGAGTTTTTGGGGTTGGCAAATGCTAATTTGCATATTTTGTGCATGGGGTATGCGGGTGTACTGGCCGTTTGTGAACTGCGAAGCACGGACCTCGCATGTTAACCTTGCCGCCATCGCAAAAAATGCTGGGCCAAGCGCCCCCTTTGCCCCATCACTTTCAACGAATTTGCCTACTACCCAATGAGTAAAAACACCTCCGATCTGTCCTCCCACACTCCAATGATGCAGCAGTACTGGCGCCTGAAAAACCAGCACCCTGATCAGTTGATGTTCTATCGCATGGGCGACTTCTACGAGATCTTCTATGAAGACGCGAAGAAGGCCGCCAAGCTGCTGGATATCACCCTGACCGCGCGCGGGCAGTCGGCTGGGCAGGCGATTCCAATGTGCGGGATTCCTTATCATTCGTTGGAAGGTTATCTGGCCAAGCTGGTCAAGCTCGGTGAGTCGGTGGTGATCTGTGAGCAGATCGGCGACCCGGCGACCAGCAAGGGGCCGGTGGAACGTCAGGTGGTGCGCATCATTACCCCGGGGACGGTGAGTGATGAGGCGCTGCTGGATGAGCGGCGCGACAACCTGATCGCGGCGGTGCTGGGGGACGAGCGGTTGTTCGGCCTGGCGGTGCTGGATATCACCAGTGGCAACTTCACGGTCCTGGAAATCAAGGGCTGGGAGAACCTGCTGGCGGAGTTGGAGCGCATCAATCCGGTGGAGCTGATGATCCCGGATGATTGGCCAAAGGATCTGCCGGCGGAAAAACGCCGTGGGACCAAGCGCCGTGCGCCGTGGGATTTTGAGCGCGATTCGGCGCTGAAAAGTCTGTGCCAGCAGTTCTCCGTACAGGATCTGAAGGGTTTTGGTTGCGAGACCCTGACCCTGGCCATCGGCGCCGCCGGTTGCCTGCTCAATTACGCCAAGGAAACCCAGCGCACCGCCCTGCCGCATTTGCGCAGCCTGCGCCATGAGCGCCTGGACGATACGGTGGTGCTCGATGGCGCCAGCCGGCGCAATCTGGAGCTGGACACCAACCTGGCCGGCGGGCGCGACAATACCCTGCAGTCGGTGGTGGACCGTTGCCAGACCGCCATGGGCAGCCGTCTGCTGACCCGTTGGCTGAACCGTCCGCTGCGCGACTTGACCGTATTGCAGGCGCGCCAGTCGTCCATTACCTGCCTGCTGGACGGCTACCGCTTTGAAAAGCTGCAACCGCAGCTCAAGGAAATCGGTGATATCGAGCGGATTCTTGCGCGGATCGGCCTGCGTAACGCCCGCCCGCGTGACCTGGCGCGCCTGCGTGACGCGCTGGGCGTGCTGCCCGAGTTGCAACAGGCGATGACCGAACTGGACGCGCCGCACCTGCAACAACTTGCTGTCACGGCCGGCACCTACCCGGAACTGGCTGCGCTGCTGGAAAAAGCCATTATTGACAACCCGCCCGCGATCATCCGCGACGGCGGCGTGCTGAAGACCGGTTACGACAGCGAGCTGGATGAGCTGCAAGCCTTGAGCGAGAACGCCGGGCAGTTCCTGATCGACCTGGAAGCCCGCGAAAAAGCCCGCACCGGCCTGGCCAACCTGAAGGTCGGCTACAACCGTGTGCACGGCTACTTCATTGAGTTGCCAAGCAAGCAGGCCGAGCAGGCACCTATTGATTACCAGCGTCGCCAGACCCTTAAAGGTGCCGAGCGCTTTATCACCCCTGAGCTCAAAGAATTCGAAGACAAGGCGCTGTCGGCCAAGAGCCGCGCCCTGGCCCGGGAAAAGATGCTCTATGAAGCCCTGCTCGAAGACCTGATCGGCAAGCTGGCACCGCTGCAGGACACCGCTGCGGCCCTGGCCGAGCTGGATGTGTTGAGCAACCTTGCCGAGCGCGCCCTGAACCTTGACCTGAACTGCCCGCGTTTTGTCGGCGAGCCGTGCATGCGCATCGTCCAGGGTCGCCACCCGGTGGTGGAGCAAGTGCTGACCACGCCGTTCGTGGCCAACGATCTGTCGCTAGACGACGATACCCGCATGCTGGTGATCACCGGTCCGAACATGGGCGGTAAATCCACCTACATGCGCCAGACCGCCTTGATCGTGCTGCTGGCGCATATCGGCAGCTTTGTGCCGGCGGCCAGTTGCGAGCTGTCCCTGGTAGACCGCATCTTCACCCGGATCGGCTCCAGCGATGACCTGGCCGGTGGCCGTTCGACCTTTATGGTGGAAATGAGCGAAACCGCCAATATCCTGCACAATGCCAGCGACCGCAGCCTGGTGCTGATGGACGAAGTGGGGCGCGGCACCAGTACCTTCGACGGCCTGTCCCTGGCCTGGGCTGCTGCCGAGCGCCTGGCCCACCTGCGGGCCTACACGCTGTTCGCCACCCACTATTTCGAACTGACCGTGCTGCCGGAAAGCGAGCCGTTGGTGGCTAACGTGCATCTCAATGCCACCGAGCACAACGAGCGCATCGTGTTCCTGCACCATGTGCTGCCAGGGCCGGCCAGCCAGAGTTACGGCCTGGCCGTGGCCCAGTTAGCCGGTGTGCCGAACGATGTGATCCTGCGCGCCCGCGAGCACCTCAGCCGCCTGGAAACCACCGCCCTGCCCCACGAAACCGTGGTTGCAAGCCCAGCCAAGGCCACCAGCAAACCGGGTGTGCCCATGCAGAGCGATATGTTCGCCAGCCTGCCCCACCCGGTACTGGATGAGTTGGCAAAGCTTGACCTGGACGACTTGACTCCACGAAAAGCGTTGGAATTGCTCTATGCACTGAAGACACGGGTCTAACGCAGACGCGTGCAAGCTGATAGAATCTCGCGCGGTTTGGGATGCTGCGGGCTTTTAGCCTGGCCTGCAGACTATCGCTCCCAAACCTCGCGAGCCCTGCCAGAAGGGGTTTCGCTGCCGCCGCCTGAGGAGAAAACTAGAAATGACCTTCGTCGTCACCGACAACTGCATCAAGTGCAAGTACACCGACTGCGTAGAAGTGTGTCCGGTGGACTGCTTTTACGAAGGCCCGAACTTCCTGGTAATCCACCCGGATGAGTGCATTGACTGCGCCCTGTGTGAGCCAGAATGCCCGGCCGTTGCGATTTTCTCCGAGGATGAAGTACCGGAGGACATGCAGGAATTTATTCAGTTGAACGTCGAGCTGGCGGAAATCTGGCCCAACATCACTGAGAAGAAAGAATCGCTTCCAGATGCGGAAGAGTGGGATGGCGTTAAAGGCAAGATCAAAGACCTCGAACGCTAACAGCGTCGCGCCCCTCTAAAAGGCCCCTTGCGGGCCTTTTTGCGTTTTTGCGCGCGGGTCTTTTACTTTTCTGCAGGCAAAAAAAAGGGGCGGTTTGACCCGCCCACATTTTTTCCCTAGTCCCTGTGTTCCTTTTCATCGTCCTGATGAATCGCATCCTGCGAGGTTCCCTGAATCATCGTTCCGTGATGACTGTGTCAATCCGTGGACACAGGGCTGATAGTAGAGACTTCCCAGACAAGTTCAACGGGATCCATTCCCAAGCACACCCCGCCGTCGCTCTCGATCACAAATAAATAAGCGTTATATTTCAATGATATAGAAATATGTCCAGGTGATTCGAGGCATCCAGGTCCGGTTAAAAAACCAAACACTTACGAAAAAGTAAGCGAATGCTTACACCGTCCATTAGGGAAATGCGCACCCGCCCTCCCAAAAGGTTTACGCCAGACAAGAAAAAGCCCCGACAGGGTCGAGGCTTGTCTGCCTTCAGGTCGATCAGTCGTCGCTGACAGTGATGGTCGGCATTGCCTGGGCACCGGCTTCCTGCAAGACAATCCGCGCGCCTACATGACGGGCCAGTT comes from the Pseudomonas shahriarae genome and includes:
- the mutS gene encoding DNA mismatch repair protein MutS → MSKNTSDLSSHTPMMQQYWRLKNQHPDQLMFYRMGDFYEIFYEDAKKAAKLLDITLTARGQSAGQAIPMCGIPYHSLEGYLAKLVKLGESVVICEQIGDPATSKGPVERQVVRIITPGTVSDEALLDERRDNLIAAVLGDERLFGLAVLDITSGNFTVLEIKGWENLLAELERINPVELMIPDDWPKDLPAEKRRGTKRRAPWDFERDSALKSLCQQFSVQDLKGFGCETLTLAIGAAGCLLNYAKETQRTALPHLRSLRHERLDDTVVLDGASRRNLELDTNLAGGRDNTLQSVVDRCQTAMGSRLLTRWLNRPLRDLTVLQARQSSITCLLDGYRFEKLQPQLKEIGDIERILARIGLRNARPRDLARLRDALGVLPELQQAMTELDAPHLQQLAVTAGTYPELAALLEKAIIDNPPAIIRDGGVLKTGYDSELDELQALSENAGQFLIDLEAREKARTGLANLKVGYNRVHGYFIELPSKQAEQAPIDYQRRQTLKGAERFITPELKEFEDKALSAKSRALAREKMLYEALLEDLIGKLAPLQDTAAALAELDVLSNLAERALNLDLNCPRFVGEPCMRIVQGRHPVVEQVLTTPFVANDLSLDDDTRMLVITGPNMGGKSTYMRQTALIVLLAHIGSFVPAASCELSLVDRIFTRIGSSDDLAGGRSTFMVEMSETANILHNASDRSLVLMDEVGRGTSTFDGLSLAWAAAERLAHLRAYTLFATHYFELTVLPESEPLVANVHLNATEHNERIVFLHHVLPGPASQSYGLAVAQLAGVPNDVILRAREHLSRLETTALPHETVVASPAKATSKPGVPMQSDMFASLPHPVLDELAKLDLDDLTPRKALELLYALKTRV
- the fdxA gene encoding ferredoxin FdxA — protein: MTFVVTDNCIKCKYTDCVEVCPVDCFYEGPNFLVIHPDECIDCALCEPECPAVAIFSEDEVPEDMQEFIQLNVELAEIWPNITEKKESLPDAEEWDGVKGKIKDLER
- a CDS encoding LexA family transcriptional regulator produces the protein MQKRNVSIVLRELLDRDGISPTELHRRTGVPQSTLSRILSGKIVDPSDKHISRIADYFRVSTDQLRGRAGSAWQDERDPMHSELKDISLWDDDTPVNDDEVSIPFLREVELAAGSGRFVIEESEKASLRFGKRSLRHNGVQFDQAKCVTVRGNSMLPVLRDGATVGVNAGKSGIGDIVDGDLYAINHNGQLRVKQLYRLPSGIRLRSFNRDEHPDEDYSFQDIQEEQISILGHVFWWGMYAR